A genomic segment from Streptomyces sp. NBC_00459 encodes:
- a CDS encoding response regulator transcription factor, which yields MSRMIKVLLAEDQSMVREALAALLGLESDIEVVVQVARGDEVLPAARSHADLDVALLDIEMPGATGIEAAAQLHREFPSLKLVILTTFGRPGHLRTAMEAGADAFLVKDAPAAQLAEAVRKVLAGERVIDPTLAAAALADGANPLTDREREVLRAAADGATNAELATTLHLSQGTVRNYLSTAIQKLTARNRTEAVRIAREKGWL from the coding sequence ATGAGCCGCATGATCAAGGTCCTGTTGGCGGAGGACCAGTCGATGGTCCGCGAGGCGCTGGCCGCGTTGCTCGGTCTGGAGTCCGACATCGAGGTCGTGGTCCAAGTGGCGCGCGGCGACGAGGTGTTGCCGGCCGCGCGGTCCCACGCCGACCTGGACGTGGCCCTCCTGGACATCGAGATGCCGGGCGCCACGGGCATCGAGGCGGCGGCCCAGCTCCACCGGGAGTTCCCGTCCCTGAAGCTGGTCATTCTCACCACCTTCGGCCGCCCCGGCCACCTTCGCACCGCCATGGAGGCGGGCGCCGACGCCTTCCTGGTCAAGGACGCCCCGGCCGCCCAACTCGCGGAAGCGGTACGCAAGGTACTCGCCGGTGAGCGCGTCATCGACCCGACGCTGGCGGCAGCCGCACTGGCGGACGGTGCCAACCCGCTGACGGACCGCGAACGAGAGGTCCTGCGCGCGGCAGCGGACGGCGCGACCAACGCGGAACTGGCGACGACGCTGCACCTCTCCCAGGGCACGGTCCGCAACTACCTGTCGACGGCCATCCAGAAACTGACGGCACGGAATCGGACGGAGGCCGTGCGGATAGCGAGGGAGAAGGGCTGGTTGTAG
- a CDS encoding transglutaminase-like domain-containing protein: MRFPHPLPNPPEPGRSAELQRLFADEARSERPDLTMLCLLMGAVADRALDEAGMDGVQMELDRLAGQLPFRPGGPRSWATAMRELLGENHGFRGSPADYQRLESSLLHEVVVRRRGLPILLSVVWMEVARRAGAPVYGVALPGHFVVGFGPVDEQVLADPFDGGRVLDGGDAELLVAGATGEALDPSMLAPADPLDVVLRVLNNVRAWGAARPERSEVSLWAVELALLLPSHPARLRYERAQLLVRRGEFLAGAAELEGYAEVVSTFDQPAAERMRGQAKAARARLN, translated from the coding sequence ATGCGTTTCCCTCATCCCCTGCCGAACCCTCCGGAGCCCGGCCGGTCCGCGGAGTTGCAGCGGCTGTTCGCCGACGAGGCCCGGTCCGAGCGGCCCGATCTGACGATGCTGTGTCTGCTGATGGGCGCGGTCGCGGACCGGGCGCTCGACGAGGCGGGCATGGACGGCGTTCAGATGGAACTCGACCGGCTGGCCGGGCAGTTGCCGTTCCGGCCGGGCGGGCCGCGTTCCTGGGCGACGGCCATGCGCGAACTCCTGGGCGAGAACCACGGGTTCCGGGGCAGCCCCGCCGACTACCAGCGGCTGGAGTCGTCGCTGCTGCACGAAGTGGTGGTACGGCGGCGGGGGTTGCCGATCCTGCTTTCCGTGGTGTGGATGGAGGTCGCCCGGCGGGCGGGGGCACCGGTGTACGGGGTCGCGCTGCCCGGACACTTCGTCGTGGGGTTCGGTCCGGTCGACGAGCAGGTGCTCGCAGATCCCTTCGACGGGGGGCGGGTGCTGGACGGCGGCGACGCGGAGTTGCTGGTCGCCGGGGCCACGGGCGAGGCGTTGGATCCGTCGATGCTGGCGCCCGCGGATCCGCTGGATGTGGTGCTGCGGGTACTGAACAATGTCCGGGCGTGGGGGGCGGCGCGGCCCGAGCGGTCCGAAGTGTCCTTGTGGGCGGTGGAGTTGGCATTGCTGCTGCCTTCGCATCCGGCTCGGTTGCGTTACGAGCGGGCTCAGTTGCTGGTGCGGAGGGGGGAGTTCCTGGCCGGGGCGGCTGAGCTTGAGGGGTATGCGGAGGTTGTCTCCACGTTTGACCAGCCTGCGGCTGAGCGGATGCGGGGGCAGGCGAAGGCGGCTCGGGCCAGGTTGAACTGA
- a CDS encoding GNAT family N-acetyltransferase: MEISAAGRLEVRITAADVGKRVSVRRLNEEAPGSERFTDTVGVLTSWDEEAGVLLITRRDGERVRVPAASLVAGKVVPAAPARRRGPAASYEELARVSARSWQPVESERLGGWELRAASGFTRRANSVLPLGDPGLPLDEALTAVRRWYAERGLPAYIQTATGAEGTQELLCAQLEERDWTREVTAELWVGGLAPVADQGDTGGVVLSREADEAWLSRYQRKGVSDVALAVLGSGPSVWFATVPGGGGEPPAAIGRCVVDGRWAGFGAVEVDPAQRRRGLATAVMAALAGRALEEGASAAWLQVEADNSGARALYARMGFGAHHSYHHYRSV; the protein is encoded by the coding sequence GTGGAAATCTCTGCGGCCGGCCGTCTGGAGGTCCGCATCACCGCCGCTGACGTGGGCAAACGTGTCTCTGTTCGACGGCTGAACGAAGAAGCACCCGGTAGTGAGAGGTTCACCGACACGGTCGGTGTTCTCACATCATGGGACGAAGAGGCCGGTGTGCTTCTGATCACACGGCGGGACGGCGAGCGCGTCCGGGTCCCGGCAGCGTCCCTGGTGGCGGGCAAGGTGGTCCCGGCGGCCCCCGCCCGCCGCCGTGGTCCCGCCGCCTCGTACGAGGAACTGGCGCGGGTCTCCGCACGGTCCTGGCAGCCGGTGGAGAGCGAGCGGCTGGGCGGGTGGGAGCTGCGGGCGGCCTCCGGGTTCACCCGGAGGGCCAACTCGGTGCTGCCGCTCGGCGACCCCGGCCTCCCGCTCGACGAGGCGCTGACCGCCGTACGGCGCTGGTACGCCGAGCGCGGGCTGCCCGCCTACATCCAGACCGCCACCGGCGCCGAGGGCACGCAGGAACTGCTGTGCGCGCAGCTGGAGGAGCGCGACTGGACGCGTGAGGTGACGGCCGAGCTGTGGGTCGGCGGGCTGGCGCCCGTCGCCGATCAGGGGGACACCGGTGGGGTGGTGCTGTCCCGGGAGGCCGACGAGGCTTGGCTTTCGCGGTATCAGCGCAAGGGAGTGAGCGACGTGGCGCTGGCGGTGCTGGGGAGCGGGCCTTCGGTGTGGTTCGCGACCGTGCCCGGCGGCGGGGGCGAACCGCCGGCCGCCATCGGGCGGTGTGTCGTGGACGGGCGCTGGGCCGGTTTCGGCGCCGTCGAGGTGGATCCCGCCCAGCGGCGGCGAGGGCTGGCGACGGCCGTCATGGCCGCGTTGGCGGGGCGGGCGCTGGAGGAGGGGGCGTCGGCCGCCTGGCTCCAGGTGGAGGCCGACAACTCGGGAGCGCGGGCTCTGTACGCCAGGATGGGGTTCGGAGCACATCACTCCTACCACCACTATCGATCGGTGTGA
- the fdxA gene encoding ferredoxin, which translates to MTYVIAQPCVDVKDKACIEECPVDCIYEGSRSLYIHPDECVDCGACEPVCPVEAIFYEDDTPEEWKDYYKANVEFFDELGSPGGASKLGLIERDHPFIAALPPQNG; encoded by the coding sequence GTGACCTACGTCATCGCGCAGCCTTGTGTCGACGTCAAGGACAAGGCGTGCATCGAGGAGTGCCCGGTCGACTGCATCTACGAGGGCTCCCGGTCCTTGTACATCCACCCGGACGAATGCGTCGACTGCGGAGCCTGTGAGCCGGTCTGCCCGGTCGAGGCGATCTTCTACGAGGACGACACTCCGGAGGAGTGGAAGGACTACTACAAGGCGAACGTCGAGTTCTTCGACGAACTCGGCTCGCCCGGCGGCGCCAGCAAGCTGGGACTGATCGAGCGCGATCACCCCTTCATCGCCGCGCTGCCGCCGCAGAACGGCTGA
- a CDS encoding bifunctional succinyldiaminopimelate transaminase/glutamate-prephenate aminotransferase gives MSAVSDRLPTFPWDKLEPYKKTAATHPDGIVDLSVGTPVDPVPELIQKALVAAADSPGYPTVWGTPELRDALTAWVERRLGARGITHHHVLPIVGSKELVAWLPTQLGLGPGDRVAYPRLAYPTYEVGARLARAEYEVYDDPTDLDPTDLKLLWLNSPSNPTGRVLSKEELTRTVAWAREHGVLIFSDECYIELGWEADPVSVLHPDVCGGSYEGIVSVHSLSKRSNLAGYRAAFLAGDPAVLGPLLQIRKHGGMMTSAPTQAAVVAALGDDTHVREQRERYVARRTALREALERHGFRIEHSEASLYLWATRDESCWDTVAHLADLGILVAPGDFYGTAGETFVRVALTATDERVAAAVARL, from the coding sequence GTGTCCGCAGTCTCCGACCGCCTCCCCACCTTCCCCTGGGACAAGCTGGAGCCGTACAAGAAGACGGCCGCCACGCACCCGGACGGCATCGTCGACCTGTCGGTCGGCACGCCGGTCGACCCGGTCCCCGAGCTGATCCAGAAAGCGCTGGTCGCCGCGGCCGACTCGCCGGGCTATCCGACGGTCTGGGGCACGCCGGAACTGCGCGACGCGCTCACCGCCTGGGTCGAACGGCGACTCGGCGCCCGGGGCATCACCCACCACCACGTCCTGCCGATCGTCGGCTCCAAGGAACTGGTCGCCTGGCTCCCGACGCAGTTGGGCCTCGGCCCCGGCGACAGGGTCGCCTACCCGCGCCTGGCCTACCCGACGTACGAGGTGGGCGCCCGCCTGGCCCGCGCGGAGTACGAGGTCTACGACGACCCGACGGACCTGGACCCCACCGACCTGAAGCTGCTCTGGCTCAACTCGCCCTCGAACCCCACGGGCCGGGTGCTGAGCAAGGAGGAGCTGACCCGGACGGTCGCCTGGGCGCGCGAGCACGGCGTGCTGATCTTCTCCGACGAGTGCTACATCGAACTGGGCTGGGAGGCCGATCCGGTCTCCGTGCTCCACCCGGACGTGTGCGGTGGCTCGTACGAGGGGATCGTGTCCGTCCACTCCCTCTCCAAGCGCTCCAACCTCGCCGGCTACCGCGCGGCCTTCCTCGCCGGTGACCCGGCGGTCCTCGGCCCGCTCCTGCAGATCCGCAAGCACGGCGGCATGATGACCTCGGCGCCCACCCAGGCGGCGGTCGTGGCCGCGCTCGGCGACGACACGCACGTGCGCGAGCAGCGCGAACGGTACGTGGCCCGTCGTACGGCCCTGCGCGAGGCCCTGGAGCGGCACGGCTTCCGCATCGAGCACAGCGAGGCCAGCCTCTACCTGTGGGCCACCCGGGACGAGTCCTGCTGGGACACCGTCGCCCACCTCGCCGACCTGGGCATCCTGGTCGCGCCGGGCGACTTCTACGGCACGGCGGGCGAGACCTTCGTCCGCGTGGCCCTGACGGCGACGGACGAGCGGGTGGCGGCGGCGGTCGCCCGCCTGTAG
- a CDS encoding ATP-binding protein: protein MSLPLTRRIARAALLVAAGAAAGVGAAGSASAAPAGLPATPNLGGLTALDTANVDAVTEAVPTTAGGDVLGDTAKTATKGGLPTDALPTKGLPGAGQLPLQGLPLG from the coding sequence ATGTCCCTCCCCCTGACCCGCCGGATCGCCCGTGCAGCGCTGCTCGTCGCAGCGGGAGCGGCAGCCGGGGTCGGTGCGGCCGGCTCCGCCAGCGCGGCGCCCGCCGGGCTGCCCGCCACCCCGAACCTCGGCGGCCTGACCGCCCTGGACACGGCGAACGTCGACGCGGTCACGGAGGCCGTGCCGACGACGGCCGGCGGTGACGTCCTCGGCGACACCGCGAAGACCGCGACGAAGGGCGGCCTGCCCACGGACGCTCTCCCCACCAAGGGCCTGCCGGGCGCCGGCCAGCTGCCCCTGCAGGGCCTGCCGCTGGGCTGA
- a CDS encoding heavy metal transporter: protein MPESSPTQTRRGRLLRRGASFLVLLAVAGYLAVQYVTGGTGDPACEVVSAGGDGATYEFTPEQAVNAATITAVGTARGLPERAVAIALATALQESGLRNIAHGDRDSLGLFQQRPSQGWGTAKEIQDPTYAAGEFYDHLVKVSGYSRLPLTVAAQRVQRSGYPQAYAKHEQDATLLAAALTGRAAATLTCEGRPGATPTGGPDAVRAALVRDFGREVLTTAGATVTLKSPATPTPSPDATTAAERRTVTIPVPSDTDTAAGTTVRQRGWQLAHWAVANASALHIENVSYAGRRWTAGNTDSEWRPVEAAKVTDKGTEAVRIVTAQ from the coding sequence ATGCCGGAGTCGTCCCCCACCCAGACGCGTCGTGGCCGCCTCCTCCGTCGCGGGGCGTCCTTCCTGGTCCTGCTCGCCGTCGCGGGTTATCTCGCGGTGCAGTACGTCACCGGCGGCACCGGTGATCCGGCCTGCGAGGTCGTCTCGGCGGGCGGCGACGGAGCCACGTACGAGTTCACCCCCGAGCAGGCGGTCAACGCGGCGACGATCACCGCGGTCGGTACCGCGCGCGGATTGCCCGAGCGGGCCGTGGCCATCGCGCTGGCGACCGCTCTCCAGGAGTCGGGGCTGCGCAACATCGCCCACGGCGACCGGGATTCACTGGGCCTGTTCCAGCAACGGCCCTCCCAGGGCTGGGGAACGGCGAAGGAGATCCAGGACCCGACCTACGCGGCGGGCGAGTTCTACGACCATCTCGTCAAGGTCTCCGGCTATTCGCGCCTGCCCCTCACCGTGGCCGCACAGCGCGTGCAGCGCAGCGGCTATCCGCAGGCGTACGCGAAGCACGAGCAGGACGCCACGCTGCTGGCGGCGGCTCTGACCGGCCGCGCGGCGGCCACCCTGACCTGTGAGGGGCGCCCGGGCGCCACCCCGACCGGCGGCCCGGACGCCGTACGGGCAGCGCTCGTACGGGACTTCGGCCGCGAGGTGCTCACCACGGCCGGCGCCACCGTGACCCTCAAGTCCCCCGCCACCCCCACCCCCTCCCCCGACGCGACGACGGCGGCCGAGCGGCGGACCGTGACGATTCCGGTGCCCTCGGACACCGACACGGCCGCCGGGACGACAGTTCGTCAGCGCGGCTGGCAGCTGGCGCACTGGGCGGTGGCCAACGCCTCCGCGCTGCACATCGAGAACGTCTCGTACGCGGGGCGCCGCTGGACGGCCGGCAACACCGACAGCGAGTGGCGCCCGGTCGAGGCGGCGAAGGTCACGGACAAGGGCACGGAAGCGGTCCGAATCGTCACCGCCCAGTAG
- the dapE gene encoding succinyl-diaminopimelate desuccinylase produces MADTPLDLTLDAARLTAWLVDFPSESGGEKPLADAIETALRGLSHLTVERYGNNVVARTNLGRAQRVILAGHIDTVPIADNVPSRLDDDGVLWGCGTCDMKSGVAVQLRIAATVPEPNRDLTFVFYDQEEVAAELNGLKHVAEAHPEWLEGDFAVLLEPSDGQVEGGCQGTLRVLLKTTGERAHSARSWMGSNAIHAAAPILAKLASYKPRYPVIDGLEYREGLNAVRIGGGVAGNVIPDECVVTVNFRYAPDRSEAEALAHVREVFADCGVAEFVVDDHSGAALPGLSHPAAAAFIEAVGGTPMPKYGWTDVSRFSALGIPAVNYGPGNPHLAHKRDERVETGKILSGEERLRAWLTS; encoded by the coding sequence ATGGCCGATACCCCGCTTGACCTCACGTTGGACGCCGCTCGCCTGACCGCGTGGCTTGTCGACTTCCCCTCGGAGAGCGGTGGCGAGAAGCCGCTCGCGGATGCGATCGAGACGGCCCTGCGTGGACTGTCGCACCTCACCGTCGAGCGGTACGGCAACAACGTCGTCGCCCGGACGAACCTGGGCCGTGCGCAGCGCGTGATCCTGGCCGGCCACATCGACACGGTCCCGATCGCCGACAACGTGCCGTCGAGGCTGGACGACGACGGGGTCCTGTGGGGCTGCGGCACCTGCGACATGAAGTCGGGGGTCGCGGTGCAGCTGCGGATCGCGGCCACGGTCCCGGAACCGAACAGGGACCTCACGTTCGTCTTCTACGACCAGGAAGAGGTCGCGGCCGAGCTGAACGGCCTCAAGCATGTGGCCGAGGCGCACCCGGAGTGGCTGGAGGGCGACTTCGCGGTACTGCTGGAGCCGTCCGACGGCCAGGTGGAGGGCGGCTGCCAGGGCACGCTGAGGGTGCTGCTGAAGACGACCGGCGAGCGGGCCCACTCGGCGCGCAGCTGGATGGGCTCCAACGCGATCCACGCGGCGGCCCCGATCCTGGCCAAGCTGGCCTCGTACAAGCCGCGTTACCCGGTCATCGACGGCCTGGAGTACCGGGAGGGCCTCAACGCGGTACGGATCGGGGGCGGAGTGGCGGGCAACGTCATCCCCGACGAGTGCGTGGTGACGGTCAACTTCCGCTACGCGCCCGACCGTTCGGAGGCCGAGGCCCTCGCGCACGTACGGGAGGTGTTCGCGGACTGCGGAGTCGCGGAGTTCGTCGTCGACGACCACAGCGGCGCCGCCCTCCCGGGTCTCTCCCATCCCGCGGCGGCGGCCTTCATCGAGGCGGTGGGCGGCACCCCGATGCCCAAGTACGGCTGGACGGACGTGTCGCGCTTCAGCGCGCTCGGCATCCCGGCGGTCAACTACGGCCCGGGAAACCCCCACTTGGCGCACAAGCGGGACGAACGGGTGGAAACCGGGAAGATTCTCTCGGGCGAGGAACGGCTGCGGGCCTGGCTGACGTCATGA
- a CDS encoding TIGR00730 family Rossman fold protein yields the protein MANGNPEDKKQPPEEQRLGPVLRRRDQVQASTTDQRLLDAGGPSDWVHTDPWRVLRIQSEFIEGFGTLAELPPAISVFGSARTKADSPEYEAGVRLGRGLVEAGFAVITGGGPGAMEAANKGACEAKGVSVGLGIELPFEQGLNPYVDIGLNFRYFFVRKMMFVKYAQGFVVLPGGLGTLDELFEALTLVQTQKVTRFPIVLFGSEYWGGLVDWLKNTLIAQGKASEKDLMLFHVTDDVDEAVALVSKEAGR from the coding sequence ATGGCTAACGGCAACCCCGAGGACAAGAAGCAGCCTCCGGAGGAGCAGCGGCTCGGGCCGGTGCTGCGCAGGCGCGATCAGGTCCAGGCGAGCACCACCGATCAGCGTCTCCTCGACGCGGGCGGCCCCTCCGACTGGGTCCACACGGACCCGTGGCGGGTGCTGCGCATCCAGTCGGAGTTCATCGAGGGCTTCGGCACACTGGCCGAACTCCCGCCCGCGATCAGTGTGTTCGGCTCGGCGCGGACGAAGGCCGACTCACCGGAGTACGAGGCGGGCGTCCGTCTCGGCCGGGGCCTGGTGGAGGCCGGGTTCGCGGTGATCACGGGTGGCGGCCCAGGGGCGATGGAGGCGGCCAACAAGGGCGCTTGCGAGGCGAAGGGCGTCTCGGTGGGGCTGGGTATCGAGCTCCCCTTCGAGCAGGGGCTCAACCCCTACGTCGACATCGGCCTGAACTTCCGCTACTTCTTCGTCCGCAAGATGATGTTCGTGAAGTACGCGCAGGGCTTCGTGGTCCTGCCCGGAGGCCTCGGCACCCTGGACGAGCTCTTCGAGGCGCTGACCCTGGTCCAGACGCAGAAGGTCACGCGCTTCCCGATCGTCCTCTTCGGCAGCGAGTACTGGGGCGGCCTTGTCGACTGGCTGAAGAACACGCTGATCGCCCAGGGCAAGGCGTCGGAGAAGGACCTGATGCTGTTCCACGTCACGGACGACGTGGACGAGGCGGTGGCGTTGGTGTCGAAGGAGGCGGGGCGCTAA
- the folP gene encoding dihydropteroate synthase codes for MLRLGRREFGTHEPVIMAIVNRTPDSFYDQGATFRDEPALARVEQAVSEGAAIIDIGGVKAGPGEEVTATEEARRTVGFVAEVRRRFPEVIISVDTWRADVGEAVCEAGADLLNDAWGGVDPRLAEVAGRYGVGLVCTHAGGAEPRTRPHRVAYEDVMADILRVTVGLAERAVALGVPRESVMIDPGHDFGKNTRHSLEATRRLEEMVETGWPVLVSLSNKDFVGETLDRPVKERLVGTLATTAVSMWLGARVYRVHEVAETRQVLDMVTSIAGHRPPAVARRGLA; via the coding sequence ATGCTCAGGCTGGGCAGGCGTGAGTTCGGCACGCACGAGCCGGTGATCATGGCGATCGTGAACCGGACCCCGGACTCGTTCTACGACCAGGGAGCCACCTTCCGCGACGAGCCGGCGCTCGCGCGCGTGGAGCAGGCGGTGTCGGAGGGCGCCGCCATCATCGACATCGGCGGCGTGAAGGCGGGGCCGGGCGAAGAGGTGACCGCGACGGAGGAGGCGCGGCGGACGGTCGGCTTCGTGGCGGAGGTACGGCGCCGCTTCCCCGAGGTGATCATCAGCGTGGACACCTGGCGGGCCGATGTCGGCGAGGCCGTGTGCGAGGCGGGCGCGGATCTGCTGAACGACGCGTGGGGCGGCGTGGATCCGCGGCTCGCGGAGGTCGCGGGGCGGTACGGGGTGGGGCTGGTGTGCACGCACGCGGGCGGTGCGGAGCCGCGGACGCGTCCGCACCGGGTGGCGTACGAGGACGTCATGGCCGACATCCTCCGCGTGACCGTCGGGCTGGCCGAGCGGGCGGTCGCGCTGGGGGTGCCGCGGGAGTCGGTGATGATCGATCCCGGGCACGACTTCGGGAAGAACACGCGGCACAGCCTGGAGGCGACGCGGCGGCTGGAGGAGATGGTGGAGACGGGGTGGCCGGTGCTGGTGTCGCTGTCCAACAAGGACTTCGTGGGCGAGACGCTGGACCGGCCGGTGAAGGAGCGGCTGGTGGGGACGCTGGCGACGACGGCGGTGTCGATGTGGCTGGGGGCGCGGGTGTACCGCGTCCACGAGGTCGCGGAGACGCGGCAGGTACTGGACATGGTGACGTCGATCGCGGGGCATCGTCCTCCGGCGGTGGCCCGGCGGGGGCTGGCGTAG
- a CDS encoding DivIVA domain-containing protein, whose translation MLMFLFLVVALAVVVTAVTLAVVGGGESAVLPEVAPERLQDLLPPDRPVGRDDVESLRFPVSARGYRMSDVDDALTRLGAELAERDARIADLESALAGAQAAPRITMDKPVERNDQ comes from the coding sequence ATGTTGATGTTCTTGTTCCTGGTCGTCGCGCTCGCCGTCGTGGTCACCGCGGTGACGCTGGCCGTGGTGGGCGGCGGCGAGAGCGCCGTTCTGCCGGAGGTCGCGCCCGAGCGGCTCCAGGACCTGCTGCCGCCCGACCGCCCGGTCGGCCGCGACGACGTCGAGTCCCTCCGGTTCCCGGTCTCGGCCCGCGGCTACCGCATGTCGGACGTCGACGACGCGCTCACCCGCCTCGGCGCGGAACTCGCCGAGCGGGACGCGCGTATCGCCGACCTGGAGTCCGCGCTGGCCGGCGCCCAGGCCGCGCCCCGGATCACCATGGACAAGCCGGTCGAGAGGAACGACCAGTGA
- a CDS encoding DNA-3-methyladenine glycosylase I, whose translation MSDVGVALAGPDGALRCPWALSTEDYVAYHDEEWGRPVHGDDALFERLSLEAFQSGLSWITILRRRAGFRTAFADFKISSVAVFTDADRERLLADAGIIRNRAKVDATIANARVLAEWAPGELDELIWSHAPDAASRPAPRTLADVPAVTDASTALSKALKKRGLRFVGPTTAYALMQACGLVDDHLEACVARSAP comes from the coding sequence GTGAGCGACGTCGGCGTGGCCCTGGCGGGCCCCGACGGTGCGCTGCGCTGCCCCTGGGCGCTGTCCACGGAGGACTACGTGGCGTACCACGACGAGGAGTGGGGCCGCCCGGTGCACGGCGACGACGCCCTCTTCGAGCGGCTCTCCCTGGAGGCCTTCCAGTCCGGCCTCTCCTGGATCACCATCCTGCGCCGCCGCGCGGGCTTCCGGACCGCCTTCGCCGACTTCAAGATCTCGTCCGTCGCGGTCTTCACGGACGCCGACCGCGAACGGCTCCTCGCCGACGCCGGCATCATCCGCAACCGCGCGAAGGTCGACGCGACGATCGCCAACGCGCGCGTGCTGGCCGAGTGGGCCCCCGGGGAACTGGACGAGCTGATCTGGTCCCACGCCCCGGACGCGGCCTCCCGGCCTGCCCCTCGGACCCTCGCCGACGTACCGGCGGTCACCGACGCGTCGACGGCCCTGTCCAAGGCCTTGAAGAAGCGCGGGCTGCGTTTCGTGGGTCCCACGACCGCGTACGCGCTGATGCAGGCCTGCGGGCTCGTGGACGACCACTTGGAGGCATGCGTGGCGAGGAGCGCCCCGTAA
- a CDS encoding enoyl-CoA hydratase/isomerase family protein: MADTVLYEVHDGLATITLNRPEAMNALSIATKVALREAVQAAATDDAVRAVLLTAAGDRAFCVGQDLKEHIGLLAADRAAGTGQTMTTVREHYNPIVRALTSMPKPVVAGVNGVAAGAGFGFALAADYRVVADTAAFNTSFAGVALTADSGVSWTLPRVVGPGRAADLLLFPRSIKAQEAYDLGIANRVVPAAELRAEAEKTARALADGPTVAYAALKESVAYGFTHTLAQTLEKEDELQARAGASEDHGIAVQAFVNKEKPKYLGR; encoded by the coding sequence ATGGCCGACACCGTGCTCTACGAGGTGCACGACGGGCTGGCGACGATCACGCTGAACCGCCCCGAGGCGATGAACGCGCTGAGCATCGCGACCAAGGTCGCGCTCCGCGAGGCGGTGCAGGCGGCGGCCACGGACGACGCCGTACGGGCGGTCCTGCTGACCGCCGCCGGTGACCGGGCGTTCTGCGTGGGCCAGGACCTCAAGGAGCACATCGGGCTCCTGGCCGCCGACCGCGCGGCCGGCACGGGCCAGACCATGACGACGGTCCGCGAGCACTACAACCCCATCGTGCGGGCGCTGACGAGCATGCCCAAGCCGGTGGTGGCGGGCGTCAACGGCGTCGCGGCCGGGGCCGGCTTCGGTTTCGCGCTCGCCGCCGACTACCGGGTCGTGGCGGACACTGCCGCGTTCAACACCTCGTTCGCGGGCGTGGCGCTGACCGCCGACTCGGGCGTCTCCTGGACGCTCCCGCGCGTGGTGGGCCCCGGCCGCGCCGCCGACCTGCTTCTGTTCCCGCGCAGCATCAAGGCACAGGAGGCGTACGACCTGGGCATCGCGAACCGGGTCGTCCCCGCGGCGGAGCTGCGGGCCGAGGCCGAGAAGACGGCACGTGCCCTGGCCGACGGCCCGACGGTGGCGTACGCGGCCCTCAAGGAGTCCGTGGCCTACGGGTTCACCCACACCCTGGCCCAGACCCTGGAGAAGGAGGACGAACTCCAGGCACGGGCGGGCGCGTCGGAGGACCACGGGATCGCGGTGCAGGCGTTCGTCAACAAGGAGAAGCCGAAGTACCTGGGTCGCTAG
- a CDS encoding DUF3117 domain-containing protein, which translates to MAAMKPRTGDGPLEVTKEGRGIVMRVPLEGGGRLVVELTPDEADALGDALKKVVG; encoded by the coding sequence ATGGCGGCCATGAAGCCGCGGACGGGCGATGGCCCGCTCGAGGTGACAAAGGAGGGGCGGGGCATTGTCATGCGAGTTCCGCTCGAAGGCGGCGGTCGACTCGTCGTCGAGCTGACCCCTGACGAGGCCGACGCGCTGGGCGATGCCCTCAAGAAGGTCGTCGGCTGA